The Saccharopolyspora gregorii genomic interval AGCTCCCGGAGGTCACCGGATGCCCGAACGCGACGACGTGCCGCAGCGGGCGCTGGTGCTGGTCGTGCGGCCCACCCCGTCCGGCGTGGACGAACGGTCGCTCCGGGCCGTCGTGCGCGCCGTCGCCGAGCGGGCCGGCGGCCCCGTGCTCGCCGCGCACCTCGACCAGGGCGAACCCTCGGTGCACGACGTCCTGGACCGGCTCGACGCGAACGGCGCGAGCACCGCCGTGCTCGTCCCGCTGGCGCTGCCCGACGACCGGTACCTGGCGTCCTGGCTGGCCAAGGCCGTCGCGAACTGGCGGGAGACCCGCGCAGGCGCGCTCGACGTGCGGATGGCGCGCGGGCCGGCCGCCGCCACCGGTCTCGCCGAGGCGATCGCGGGGCTCGCCGACGAGACCGCGCCGATCACCGCCTCCCCCGCCGGGTTCCGCAGCCCCTCCTGGTCCGTGCTCGACGTCCCGGACCGGCACCTGTTCGTCTGCCGCGGCCCGCGCTGCACCGCGCACGGCGCGGGGCCGGTGCACCGTGCGCTCGCCGACCTCGTGCGCGGGACCACCGCCAAGGTGACGCCCGCGGGCTGCTTCGGCCCGTGCAACCTCGGCCCCCTCGTCATCGACCACCCCGGCGGCACCTGGCACCAGCACGTCGACGCCGACGGTGCCGCGAAGCTCCTCGACCGGCGGACGGGCCGCCGAGCGGGCGGTGCCG includes:
- a CDS encoding (2Fe-2S) ferredoxin domain-containing protein, whose amino-acid sequence is MPERDDVPQRALVLVVRPTPSGVDERSLRAVVRAVAERAGGPVLAAHLDQGEPSVHDVLDRLDANGASTAVLVPLALPDDRYLASWLAKAVANWRETRAGALDVRMARGPAAATGLAEAIAGLADETAPITASPAGFRSPSWSVLDVPDRHLFVCRGPRCTAHGAGPVHRALADLVRGTTAKVTPAGCFGPCNLGPLVIDHPGGTWHQHVDADGAAKLLDRRTGRRAGGAGCR